One window of Nymphaea colorata isolate Beijing-Zhang1983 chromosome 1, ASM883128v2, whole genome shotgun sequence genomic DNA carries:
- the LOC116246106 gene encoding pentatricopeptide repeat-containing protein At1g11290, chloroplastic-like — MRAPPHQLISGGLVVPPFPFRRHLLSLVSADPHYALCTFNNRTTNHGCSLALAFLCPVVIETLHRSLSSSPSLRGHAADLLCSRQRKDVPSSKMAVELVVETLINGDKADGTSLVGAVVAAARLRNPRLGRWAHGIAVKGWMPWDPHLGSALVGMYGKCGCLDDSHQAFVEMPERNLVCCNAMMDAFARSGELESARRIFDYLGARDIVSWNTMIGGYARWGLAGEALRLFRQLLLEVDGLEPNKVTFFIVFLACTCLKDVELGRQVHGLVVVNQMGSSIGICNALVDMYSKCGRLDLSWQVFDRMPERDIVSWNTMLASFVRGKCFFKALKLFVSMQAVGFTRPDEFSMVSVINACALLKEWSLGKSSHACIEKMGMVKDGILCNSLIGMYANCGFPEDALKVFRTFPCRDLVSWNTMLNCYVDKGFPVQALSLFHDMQMSNFKPDKITLVSLTSACSQLGDGGVSRCLHGYIIRTPAELDTVVYNSVITMYARCCCLNYACRIFHMIDVNDRNVSTWSAMIGALATHGKGMEALELFSEMRKIGPQPDDITFMEVLSACRHSG; from the coding sequence ATGAGAGCCCCTCCCCACCAGCTCATTTCCGGCGGCCTAGTTGTTCCACCGTTCCCCTTTCGCCGTCACCTCCTCTCACTCGTCTCCGCCGACCCCCATTATGCTCTATGCACCTTCAACAACCGAACAACGAACCATGGATGCTCCCTTGCCCTCGCCTTCCTCTGCCCTGTCGTCATCGAGACCTTACATCGCTCTCTGTCTTCCTCCCCTTCTTTGCGGGGCCACGCCGCAGACCTCCTCTGCTCCCGCCAAAGGAAGGACGTGCCTTCCTCCAAGATGGCGGTTGAGCTAGTCGTCGAGACGTTGATTAATGGTGATAAAGCCGACGGCACGAGCTTGGTCGGCGCTGTGGTCGCGGCGGCGAGGCTGAGAAATCCTCGGCTGGGGAGGTGGGCTCATGGGATTGCAGTTAAGGGATGGATGCCCTGGGACCCACATTTGGGCTCTGCCCTGGTTGGAATGTACGGGAAGTGTGGCTGTTTGGATGACTCCCACCAAGCGTTCGTCGAAATGCCGGAGAGAAACTTGGTTTGCTGCAACGCCATGATGGATGCATTCGCGAGGTCGGGGGAGCTCGAATCTGCAAGAAGGATCTTCGATTATTTGGGTGCCAGGGATATTGTGTCCTGGAATACGATGATCGGTGGATATGCTAGGTGGGGTCTTGCAGGCGAGGCCTTGAGACTGTTTCGGCAACTGTTGTTGGAGGTTGACGGGTTGGAGCCCAACAAGGtcactttttttattgtttttctagcatgcacatgttTGAAAGATGTCGAATTGGGAAGGCAGGTTCATGGCTTGGTTGTTGTTAATCAGATGGGTTCGTCGATTGGGATCTGTAATGCACTTGTTGATATGTATTCCAAGTGTGGTAGACTGGATCTTTCATGGCAGGTGTTCGACAGAATGCCTGAAAGAGACATTGTCTCTTGGAACACGATGTTAGCAAGCTTTGTGAGGGGCAAGTGCTTTTTTAAGGCTCTCAAGCTCTTTGTTTCCATGCAAGCGGTTGGTTTCACCAGACCCGATGAATTCTCTATGGTCTCCGTGATAAATGCTTGTGCACTGTTGAAAGAATGGAGTCTAGGGAAATCTTCACATGCTTGTATAGAGAAGATGGGAATGGTAAAGGACGGTATCTTATGCAATTCACTCATTGGCATGTATGCAAATTGTGGGTTTCCTGAAGATGCACTTAAAGTCTTCCGGACGTTTCCTTGCAGGGATTTAGTATCCTGGAACACCATGTTAAATTGTTATGTTGACAAAGGCTTTCCTGTTCAGGCATTGTCTCTGTTCCATGATATGCAAATGTCGAATTTCAAACCTGATAAAATTACCTTGGTGAGTCTGACTTCGGCATGTTCACAGTTGGGTGATGGGGGGGTCAGCAGATGCCTGCATGGCTACATTATCAGAACGCCGGCTGAACTAGACACCGTCGTGTATAACTCTGTCATAACTATGTATGCCAGATGTTGCTGCCTGAATTATGCGTGCAGGATATTCCATATGATAGACGTCAATGATCGGAATGTGTCGACATGGAGTGCTATGATAGGGGCCTTGGCTACACATGGCAAGGGCATGGAAGCTCTGGAACTCTTTTCTGAAATGCGAAAGATTGGTCCTCAACCAGATGATATCACCTTCATGGAAGTTTTATCTGCATGCAGGCATTCGGGTTAG